A stretch of DNA from Candidatus Omnitrophota bacterium:
TTCGAACGCCGCAATATGCGGACCAGCTTCCCGTAATCTCCGTCAGACAAGGCCTTTTTTATCGTATTGAAATAGTTAATGAATAATTTCCCGGCCTTAACAACCTCCGCCTTGTTCGTCATAAATATGTCGGCCCAGAGTTCAGGGTCGCTCGACGCCACCCTGGTCGTATCCTTAAATCCCTCCGCAGCGTAAGCGATCTCCTTAGCCGGAACTGCCCCTGCCAGGCTGAAGGCTATAATATGCGGAAGATGGCTTATGAGAGAGACGCTCTTATCATGCCTTGAGGGGCTCATCACTTCGACCTCGGCGCCCAATGCCCTCCAAAACCTGGTCACTTTCCTTAACGCGCTTCTGCGCGTCTTCACCGTCTTTACGACTATGCACGGCGCGCCTTCCATCAGGTCGTCTCTTGCGAATTCCACTCCAGTATGCTCTGAACCGGCCATAGGATGAGAGCCGACGAAAAATATCCCTGAACGGCTTGTCATCTTATCGATCTGGGCGGTGATCCATCTCTTCGTGCTGCCTACATCGGTTATGATAGCGCCTTCTTTGGCAAAATCGACCGCGTCGCGCGCTAAGAGCGGTATGGATGAGACCGGCGTCGCGAGTATGATAAGGTC
This window harbors:
- a CDS encoding prephenate dehydrogenase: MRMFNKVTIIGVGLIGGSIGLAVKKSGLAEEVTGVFRRSSTMKKALKRKSVDKGTMSVRDGMHDADLIILATPVSSIPLLARDAVDFAKEGAIITDVGSTKRWITAQIDKMTSRSGIFFVGSHPMAGSEHTGVEFARDDLMEGAPCIVVKTVKTRRSALRKVTRFWRALGAEVEVMSPSRHDKSVSLISHLPHIIAFSLAGAVPAKEIAYAAEGFKDTTRVASSDPELWADIFMTNKAEVVKAGKLFINYFNTIKKALSDGDYGKLVRILRRSKAKRDKFVIYGKKR